From one Macaca nemestrina isolate mMacNem1 chromosome 5, mMacNem.hap1, whole genome shotgun sequence genomic stretch:
- the LOC105474502 gene encoding large ribosomal subunit protein uL1: MSSKVSRDTLYEAVREVLHGNQRKRRKFLETVELQISLKNYDPQKDKRFSGTVRLKSTPRPKFSVCVLGDQQHCDEAKAVDIPHMDIEALKKLNKNKKLVKKLAKKYDAFLASESLIKQIPRILGPGLNKAGKFPSLLTHNENMVAKVDEVKSTIKFQMKKVLCLAVAVGHVKMTDDELVYNIHLAVNFLVSLLKKNWQNVRALYIKSTMGKPQRLY, from the exons ATGAG CAGCAAAGTCTCTCGCGACACCCTGTACGAGGCGGTGCGGGAAGTCCTGCACGGGAACCAGCGCAAGCGCCGCAA GTTCCTGGAGACGGTGGAGTTGCAGATCAGCTTGAAGAACTATGACCCCCAGAAGGACAAGCGCTTCTCAGGCACCGTCAG GCTTAAGTCCACTCCCCGCCCCAAgttctctgtgtgtgtcctgGGGGACCAGCAGCACTGTGACGAGGCCAAGGCCGTGGATATCCCCCACATGGACATCGAGGCGCTGAAAAAActcaacaagaacaaaaaactgGTCAAGAAACTAG CCAAGAAGTATGATGCGTTTTTGGCCTCAGAGTCTCTGATAAAGCAGATTCCACGAATCCTCGGCCCAGGCCTAAATAAGGCAGGAAAGTTCCCTTCCCTGCTCACACACAACGAAAACATGGTGGCCAAAGTGGATGAGGTGAAGTCCACAATCAAGTTCCAAATGAAGAAG GTGTTATGTCTGGCTGTAGCTGTTGGTCACGTGAAGATGACAGACGATGAGCTTGTGTATAACATTCACCTGGCTGTCAACTTCTTGGTGTCATTGCTCAAGAAAAACTGGCAGAATGTCCGGGCCTTATATATCAAGAGCACCATGGGCAAGCCCCAGCGCCTATATTAA